A stretch of Garra rufa chromosome 11, GarRuf1.0, whole genome shotgun sequence DNA encodes these proteins:
- the st14a gene encoding ST14 transmembrane serine protease matriptase a has protein sequence MDPMDGGMRYAPGSSDKDWDQAVTFLPASDNKKLEKKRGPGKVGIIVGVVILAAVLALIIGLLVWHFHFRRDLRLQKIYTGTLRITNQDFVDAYENPDSAEFQRLADQVMTQLKSMYSENSQLSKYYIGSRVQAFSEGSVIAYYESEFAVPAGQEAAVDQAVGRLNDMYSSKFRRVVEKQGSLVFDHVVSSALDTRLISKARTSSRFASHTRSSAEEIIKSPGFPDSPYSPNSLVQWQLRGDPGHVLKLSFDTFNLEEDCANDFIRVYDSLVAMDKHLMAEKCGFYSPSNPLTFVSSRNVMLLTFVTNEEGNYPGFRARVTQISDFSCGGKLGGSSGTFTSPNFPSYYPPNTTCQWDIEVPEGKFIKLKFPKFMVSSGSQNSCPGDYVQVVGKSTLCGQQPANTMVTVSSNKTTVIFRSDLSQVDRGFNATYEVFEPTDPCPEKFQCDNKRCIDPDLRCDGWNDCGDSTDERKCNCDAKMIQCRNGFCKPMFWRCDGVNDCGDDTDELGCGCQAGQFKCKNDQCISEKQKCDGNNDCKDGSDEEGCSRDACKVSTFQCDNAKCITKANPECDGVNDCGDNSDESNCNCGKKAYTMSRIVGGQEADMGEFPWQVSLHVKNVAHVCGASIISERWLVTAAHCVQDDKIKYSQPGTWEAFLGLHTQRDKTKATRRNLKQIIPHPSYNPYTYDYDIALMELDSPVTYSATIRPICLPTSKDVFPTGETVTITGWGATREGGSGATVLQKAKVRIINSTVCDTLMNGQITSRMICAGNLAGGVDACQGDSGGPMTYPTNDRTFLAGVVSWGDGCARKDKPGIYTNVPKFRGWIKEKTGV, from the exons ATGGACCCTATGGATGGAGGAATGCGTTACGCCCCTGGTTCTTCG GACAAGGACTGGGATCAAGCTGTCACATTCTTGCCGGCATCAGATAATAAAAAGCTGGAGAAGAAGAGGGGCCCTGGGAAAGTTGGGATCATTGTTGGTGTGGTGATCTTGGCTGCCGTTTTGGCTTTGATCATAGGGCTTCTGGTCTGGCATTTCCACT TCCGAAGGGATTTGAGGTTACAGAAGATTTACACCGGCACGCTTAGGATAACAAATCAAGATTTTGTGGATGCGTATGAAAACCCAGACAGTGCAGAGTTTCAACGGTTGGCAGACCAAGTCATGACTCAG cTGAAATCGATGTACTCCGAAAATTCACAACTGTCAAAATATTACATTGGTTCCAGAGTTCAAGCCTTCAG TGAGGGCAGTGTAATAGCTTACTATGAGTCCGAGTTTGCTGTTCCAGCGGGACAGGAAGCAGCAGTGGATCAGGCTGTGGGCAGATTAAATGACATGTATAGCTCCAAATTTCGCAGAGTTGTGGAAAAACAAGGTTCCCTGGTCTTTGATCACGTTGTGTCTTCAG CTCTGGACACACGTCTGATCTCTAAAGCCAGGA CAAGTTCTAGATTCGCCTCACACACCAGGAGTTCTGCTGAAGAGATCATTAAATCACCTGGTTTCCCTGACAGTCCTTATTCTCCAAACTCCTTAGTGCAGTGGCAACTTCGGGGAGACCCAGGCCATGTGCTGAAGTTGTCTTTTGACACCTTCAACCTGGAAGAAGACTGTGCAAATGACTTTATAAGAGTGTATGACTCCTTGGTCGCCATGGACAAACATCTTATGGCGGA GAAGTGTGGCTTTTATTCTCCCAGTAATCCTTTAACTTTCGTCTCATCCCGGAATGTTATGCTGCTCACCTTTGTAACCAATGAAGAAGGGAATTATCCTGGTTTTAGAGCCCGCGTCACTCAGATCAGCG ATTTTTCTTGTGGTGGGAAATTGGGTGGATCCTCTGGTACTTTTACATCACCCAACTTCCCTAGTTATTACCCACCAAACACTACATGTCAGTGGGACATCGAG GTTCCTGAGGGCAAATTCATCAAGTTGAAGTTCCCCAAGTTCATGGTTTCGTCAGGGAgtcaaaattcttgccctggaGATTATGTGCAGGTTGTTGGTAAAAG cacATTGTGTGGGCAGCAGCCTGCTAATACCATGGTCACAGTCAGCAGTAACAAGACGACAGTTATATTCAGATCAGATTTATCACAAGTAGATCGAGGTTTTAATGCCACTTATGAGGTCTTTGAGCCCACTGACC CCTGCCCGGAAAAGTTCCAGTGTGACAACAAACGGTGTATAGACCCAGACTTGCGCTGTGACGGCTGGAACGATTGTGGTGACAGCACAGATGAGAGAAAATGCA ATTGTGACGCCAAAATGATCCAGTGCAGAAACGGCTTCTGTAAGCCGATGTTCTGGCGGTGTGATGGCGTAAATGACTGTGGAGATGACACAGATGAACTTGGCTGCG GGTGTCAGGCTGGACAATTCAAATGCAAAAATGATCAGTGTATCTCAGAGAAGCAGAAGTGTGACGGGAATAATGACTGTAAAGATGGCTCAGATGAAGAAGGCTGTTCAAGAG ATGCTTGTAAAGTCTCAACGTTTCAGTGCGATAACGCCAAATGCATAACCAAAGCAAACCCTGAGTGTGATGGAGTTAATGACTGTGGCGACAACTCAGACGAATCAAACTGCA ACTGTGGTAAGAAGGCTTACACAATGTCTCGAATTGTGGGTGGGCAGGAAGCAGACATGGGCGAGTTCCCATGGCAGGTCAGCCTTCACGTTAAAAACGTTGCACATGTTTGCGGTGCATCAATCATCAGTGAACGCTGGCTTGTGACGGCTGCCCACTGCGTACAAGACGACAAAATCAA ATATTCTCAGCCGGGCACATGGGAAGCATTCTTAGGTCTCCACACACAAAGAGACAAAACGAAGGCAACGAGGAGAAACCTAAAACAAATCATTCCTCACCCGTCCTACAACCCCTACACCTATGACTATGACATCGCTCTGATGGAGCTGGATTCACCCGTGACCTACAGCGCGACCATTCGGCCCATTTGCTTGCCCACATCCAAAGACGTCTTCCCTACTGGTGAAACTGTCACCATCACCGGCTGGGGTGCCACTAGAGAAGGGG GCTCTGGAGCGACTGTGCTGCAGAAAGCGAAGGTTCGCATCATCAACAGCACAGTGTGTGACACTCTAATGAATGGACAAATCACGTCTCGCATGATTTGTGCTGGCAATTTGGCAGGAGGAGTGGATGCTTGCCAG GGTGATTCTGGCGGTCCTATGACCTATCCAACAAATGACCGTACGTTCCTGGCGGGAGTGGTGAGCTGGGGTGACGGTTGTGCTCGCAAAGACAAGCCGGGCATCTACACAAATGTCCCGAAATTCCGGGGCTGGATCAAGGAGAAGACAGGAGTATAA